CTGTTGACTGGTCAGTAACAGTGAGTTCCTTTTCTTTTTGAGGGGAGTGGACAGTAAACACCACTATTTCTTTGCCAGGGCTTACCTAATGTCTTGTTTTCCAATTGTTCCAAAGCAgtcaaaaataagtattttcccTGCAAAACAAGCAGATTGGCATCACAACATGCACATCTACTGTACTTCagctttgttaatttgtttttatttgcttaGCAAATGAAGATAGCAGCCACAATCACCATTTTAAATAGGCTATATTTTAAATTGATCTACTATGAAATTGTATTTCTTCACACAGCTGCTCCAATTTTAAACAATAAGCTGGTCTTCcccattgaaaagaaaaaaggacatTGTAAAAGCTTTCCAATACTTTCACTGCAGCACAGTCTGCTCCACTTCTTCAAagtcatatacattttaatcttaAAATTAATTAAGTGGGTTTACATGCTGGAAAGAAGTCATGACTTCTTTTAATATGTTATAAGTGGATTACAGTTTTAAAGTGTGCggttaataatgtattaatttaacaatTGCTGCTTTGGAcctttgtgttttatatataaacaaaaactatttaaacCTATAAACTGTCACAACTACCTTAAGTCATGACACTACCTCAAATGCCATGAAATATTACCAGCAAGTAAAAACAGCAATTTTTTTTGCGATTACTGCACTTTTATATAAAAGCATTCATTCCTTGTCTGAAATATCTACCTTCCATTAAGAAATGTCTTGCCAAcattaacaaaacaacaaatatgacTGAGAGCACCTAACAACCTTCAGTCTCTCGTTGGCCACTGACTTGCAATGGGTGGCTGAAATTTAAATCGGACTCTCCGAAACTGGGCAAATAAATATAGTACCTCACTGGGCCTGTTTGAGTCCTGGTTGATGCAGATTTCAATATGCCTCTTATAATCTTTAATAGAGAAAAAGCCTTTGCAGATGAAGCACTTTTCCTGCTGTGTCAATCTACATAAGAGAAAGCATCACAATTACATGTGGATTTGAGTCAGGTATTCAAAAATTAGGCAATGTATTCACCATGCCACTCCAAATGAACAACGATACAAGTACCTGAGGGACACATATGGAAACAGACTTAAGCAGTGGTGAGTTGGCTGCCTGAGCGTCCCTCCTTCATCTTAGTGGTCGGCAACATTGCAATCAGATATGTGCAGCTATGACcccacaaataaaatataaaaaactaatTTCAGGAGTTCAGACAACCCCAGTAGTCATAGCCTATATAGTAAAAGGTAAATGgtgtttattttggcctagatTCACTTGACAAAGGGAACAACGACCTGGCCACGAGGACGAGGCCATCAAAACCACCCCAAGTAGATGGAATGAatcaaggagctgctgcagaggcAATGTTTGGGGTGGAGGAGTGACGCAAAGTGATGAATGCTGGCAAAGTGTGCGCGCTGCCGGATGCTTATGCTTGGGAAGGCGGAAGTCAGGTGTGAGAGTGGGGTTGTCCTCCTCCCGTATCTCAGTTTAAAACACCATTTAATACAGGTTGAATATTCCATAATGAGCTATTAAAGATTCTTAATTATTAGTCTCTATGGCTGCATCTTCCTCTGTACCTTTTCATTTTGCAGTTGATATTCCTTTTTCTCTATCAAACAACTTCAACACAAAGCGATCAAAATTACCAGCAAAATTATTGTAACTAGTAAAGTTCAACCAAACAAGTATTCACCAGTATTGTAACAgggatgttttgtattttagagATTTGGTAAGGGTGTCAGACTACAAGCTACCAAACTATACACTTAAAGATGGCATACCTACTTACTTGGCAGAAGCAAAGGAACTGGGCTGATTTTCAGATATTTCTGCTCTTCTGCTACTCCGTCTTAATGCAGAGGCTGAATGTAAGGAAACAATATGCTattgaataaaacatttatataaaagGGAACATTGTAATTTGGACTATATACTGTACTAAATACACAACATGTTGTTTACTGTGTGAAAAAACAGACTCTAAATTTATATGACATGGTTATTTGCAAGTTAGGTCATAAACTGTAATGAATGTGGCTAGAAATATGGTTCCGTTCCACAAACATGGGGGCtactttctctcaatgttttatTGATCTCATATATGTACTTAAGCTGGAAATAAAAGTTCTCCATGTGAAACGTTTTTTCAGTAATAAAACATCAAACTTAGTACTTTTGGTCaacaatgtatatttaattgctTTTCATGACCCATAACTTTACTATCTCTTCAGTTAACAAGCTGATTTTTGAAGGTCCAATACACCTTAGTACTTTCTCTGAAATTCCTAAATGCCAGGGAGACTTATCTTTTatgtacaatataaataaaaacataaaagtgcACTTTGTGCAATATCTCAAAGGCACAATTGAAACTTCATCATACTTTACTGTCTTCTAcctgtatttgtttaaataaactgCCTGCTAATCTACCAATCATTCTAACTACCTTTAGAAATCCAAACTATCAATTATCTTATATCATGAGTTCAATACCATTTAGACTTCTGTGATCTATTGCAATATAGGTGTACAGCAGAACTTGCTGAAAACAAGTCTAACTTAtactacaaataatacaaagtgTTATATTATCAATTGTATAATAAactgatttaattatattaataaaaataagtttttaAGTGTATAGGTCATAGGATTTAACAATTTTGTAGGGAAAAAATATCAGCAAGGTTAAGGTTGAGTTAGAGATCATTAGAAAGAACAAAATCATTAATCAGTGTTACTTTCAACTGTGTCAGACTGACAGTCCTCTATTTAATCAGTAAACACATCATCAGAACCAAGGGATAATTCCTCTGGAGTATCTTCACAATTTTCACAATCCACACATTGACAAAGTGGAGAGCATGAAATCTTTTCCTTGCCTTTAGGCATGAACACCTCCCCTGCTGGCATTATCTGTATTGCAGTACTTGtggtttttaaaaagtaaaagatgCATGTCAAATTttgagtttaataaaatatatataaactgttttaAGTTTATGCACCCCCTCCtacctatctctctctctcaaacactttCTATTCCCTACCtgcatcttttttattttaaggtcaTCAGGCAATACCCAAAGTTACACAATTGTGCAGTTTGTTAAACGTCGTCTACTGGTACATTAACTAGTTAAAAAATTACAACAAAACTCACATTGAGTGCCCACAACAAATATTCACCTGGTGATCTGCACGTTTacatgctggttcatatgtaaGTATTCATTCCAATATGTATTACTGGAATATTAGATCATCAACAGATTCCTTCACAGAAACTGCGGAAAGTCTGAGCCTTCATTGAATAAatgctcatattctgtgcagaatgaggaCAGTCTGCGTGAGGTGAACACTCCCCATGTAAACAAGCAGACAGAGGGATACAGTAGAGGGGTGaaattaaataactgaaaacCAGACTACAACTGCTGTGggtaactgtaggatttaataAAAGACTTTTGAAATCATAAGACATTAAGAAATATTCTATCTAAATCAAATAAGTGAAGAATGTCAATTGGTGATTATTGTTTCTGGTGAGGAAAAGCTTGTGGTGAAAAGTGCATGATGAAAAGACAGGATCCCTATGATGACATCCAAGCACTTGTTCTCTTTTTCTTGTCTATGAATCTTCTATAGCATGTCAGGTGAAagctgatattatattactcaaTGACATCACCTTCATTGGCGCCACTTTCTGTAGAATCATGCATGACAAGGCGATCTTCAATTGACATTGTGTTTACATTACACTTCAGCTAATGTCCGGTCAACAAATGCTATTCATTACAAGGGTGCTTTCGAATACTTTACTCCACTGCTGTAAGAGGCTGTACTGCTTCATTCACCACTCTGTTGAAGTGTATGATAGATGTATGAtatgtgttttcctttttattttggagaGTCCATGGGCACAGACATCTTTGCTCTGATCACGCCTCTATACGTGAGAACTCGATCATTACAGCCCTCTGGCTGCAGGCGCAGAGACTGGCAGAAATCACATGGAGAACTTTGAGATTCACCATTAAATAGTATTAATAGAATATTTTACAAGCGTTAGTTTTTGGACCCCCCGATTACGGGAATGAACCTAAATGATACAGCGTACAGCCTATGGACTAAATACATGTCTGCTTAGCTAGTACAATCCAACGTAATCTTGCATGCTCAGACATCCAGGCACTGACCAAATGAGCCGTCTGGGTTCTCGTCTTTCTTGGGCCACTTGTCAACATTAAATGTGATCTTGGAGGTAGGAACGAATCAGCTGGTATAATCGTAGGATACCCAATGATAATCAAGCCATGTGAAGATGGTATTGGGGTAATGTATTTCAGGAGATCTTCATACAGTAGGTATTAATTAAACTGACCTTGTTTTAAGCCTTGCCTTTTGCATAACTTTGGATATTTTAATATGCAGCCTTTTATGAGTGACCTTATCTGAAAATCAGGGGAAACTAGCATTAAACTGTCACCTGGAGATAcacttttgttttatgttatgGCTTCATTCACAAGTCCTTTGTTGCACCAagataaatcattaatattgtGAAAGCAGTAAGATTTAATCTAAGTAGCAAACTGAATCCTAAGAAAATATTGTGTAATTTTTATTATCTTTCTTGGATGTATTATCTTAATTTAAAGGATTGGGTAAGTGAGTCAAGTATTTTTATATCTTAGGAAGTAAAACCCTGGTAGCAGAAATCTAGTTAGAGAAGTTGATACAATGAGGTTCGGGGAGATAATTTCATGTAAATTAAGTGAAACAGAGCAGTTTGAAGTATTTGGCAATTTCCCgtttattttcaaaaactttTCAAGATCATAATGTTATCACAGTGGTAGaaatttccttttaaataattctGGAATTCACTATTTtactttttgtaatatatatatatatatatatatatatatatatatatagatatagatatctatctatctatctatataattttattattattattattattatttatttatttatttcttggcagatgcccttatccaggggaacttaaaacataagtgcaaaacaaagtgcaaaatacacacacacacacacacacacacaaatatacagtgCGAGTACAGGCAGGGCCCTCTTACCTTGCATGTTGGCCTCCTCCAACACATCCTCTTCCCCTAGGTTGCCATCACAGTAGGCGGCATGAACCTCCACTTGCAGCCTGGGGAAACTCTTCATGCAGAGAGGGCACTGCACACTATCACGGACTTGCTGCCTGGGGGCAGAGGGCCCACTGTCAGGCCCCTCCTCATCACCAGCCACAGCGTcatcctccaccaccaccacgtCTGGCGGGGCCTGggaacacacacagggacacaggctCACACAACGGTCAATTCAGAGTAGTACAGCACTGCCAAAGAGAAGGCAGCAGATGTCCTTTTCCATTTGATATTGTAGACCATGCAGGGTGCAGACAAAGATTGATATCTGAACCAAAGGAACACAAGTATCcactgcgcagaactgcagttATCTGTGctacctctctctcttgcttgcgCTTGTTTTGCTGTGTGTTTAATGATGTGCGAGTCCGAAAAAGCTCATTCTAGCAATCTATATTACCAGTAATTTAATTGTAATCAATACATTTATCTTTTGTTTACAGTAATaatgtaaatacacataagCACAGTTATTATATTCTCTCTCTTGGTTCCACAGGTGTATTTATTGCTTTGTGGgtctgaaaggaaaaaaaaaaagttagtgaTCATTTAAGTACATACACCAAtcatccataacattatgaccactgacagttgaagtgaataacactgataatctcgttatcatggcacctgtcagtgggtgggatatactgggcttcaaggcattcaagacagaaaacaggagacgttTCTTTaaacagagagtagtcacaatctggaacaaactccccaacaatgtggtagatgctgaaaatttgggaacatttaaaaatagactggataggatccttggatcacttagttattaatggacaccaaacgagcaagatgggtcgaatggcctcctctcgtttttaaactttcttatgttcttatgttctaggcagcaagtgaacattttgtcctcaaagttgatgtattagaagcaggaaaaatgggcaagcgtaaggatctgagcgactttgacaagggccaaattgtgatggctagacgactgggtcagagcatctccaaaactgcagctcttgtggggtgttcccagtctgcagtggtcagtacctatcaaaagtggtcaaaggaaggaaaagcggtgaaccggtgacagggtattgggtggccaaggctcattaatgcacgtggggagcgaaggctggcccgtgtggtccgatccaacagatgagctaatatagctcaaattgctgaaaaagttattgctggttctgatagaaaggtgtcagaacacacagtgcatcgcagtttgttgcatatggggctgtgtagccgcagaccagtcagggtgcccatgctgacccctgtccactgccgaaagcgcctacaatgggcacgtgatcatcagaactggaccatggagcaatggaagaaggttgcctggtctgatgaatcacgagttcaaggtgttgacttggcctccaaattccccagatctcaatccaatcgagcatctgttggatgtgctggacaaacaagtccgatccatggaggccccacctcgcaacttacaggacttaaaggatctgttgctaacgtcttggtgccagataccacagcacgcCTTCAGAGgtttagtggagtccatgcctcgacgggtcagggctgttttggcggcaaaagggggacctacacaatattaggcaggtgatcataatgttatggctgattggtgtataagCACAGTTATAAGTGCCTGAAACAAATTCTCACTGATTCAGAGAAATTACTACACTGACTTGATTCGCTTGATCATGACTACGAGACATTTTACAGAAGTATCGAACCTAACAAAAATTCTAGTATTgaatagtttagtttttttaattaagaaaaagtaTAGAATTTACACTAATCCACTATTTGCCGAGGTGGTCATTTTCTTATAAGaaggttgtttatttttgtaatgataTCCTTCTTAGTAATTTCCTACTAGAAAACGACTTACTATTGAAATTTAGAACAGGGGAAATACCAAAGCTTTCGGAGCTGCTCAATGCTAGTACAGAACGTTGGTGAAGGATAGCACATTTTCTTGTAACATAATCGTCATGTGAATGAACCTGGCTGCATGGGATCTTTACCTCAGTCCTTGCGGGGCTGTTCAAATTAAGCAGCTGGGTGGCATCATCACTCATTTGGGtctctaaaataaaatgtgtttaaaaatcaacagtaatgcaaaacaatccaTCAGTGTTAGCTAATAGAGAAGATCAGATGACAAGTACCAGTTTCATTCCTAGTTTTTAAGTGTGCCGCAGTCCTGTGCCTCATAAAACTCTCTGaattctgtactgtactgtcattATTCTACCACCATCCttagtttttcttatttttccccAGTTCCCCTtgaacaaaggcaaaataatataataatcttCCATTTACACTGGAAGTGTTTTGGGTGAAAGAGAATGTGTACACTGTGCTTGTGGGAGCCTCGTTGTAATATGACAATAATCCGCACAGACcaaaaaaacaatatgaattgaGAACTTCAGTGTTTTCAAGTACCTGGACACACTTCCACCTCCAGCTCCTCTTTTTGCAATGTTTCAGTCTCACCTGGGCTGTCCATCCTCAGACGTCTCCTAGATCACAGAGTAGGGGCATTAAGTGAGGtgaacacactgaaacaatttgcAATGGGACACAATACAGCATGCAAGTATTTTATCAATGTTAACTAAATTGCAAAATCTAAACCCAATCAAGCACTGGTACCAAAACCTAAAATAAAGATGGATAAtagattgaaaatgtaaatgtaccaGACAGATTAAGAGTGAAAAAGAATCAGATGGCAAACCTGAagactgtacatatatatatacccatTACATACATAACTGTTAAATTTTAAATACCtcacacatacaaaataaatgttactgtGCATGTCAAAATAAAACCTTAACAACTGAGCATTAAAGGATTGTGATTACAAAGAACAATGCTTTAATCTGGTAGTCAAATAAATCTGAGAAGCTTTCTGTGGTTCAAAGGTGTATATTATCAGTGCATACCAAGGACATTACTTTCTGACCAAAAGATCACACAGACATGTGCATGCTTTACAGATTCCTCAGAccacaaaatacatacaatatgtAGTTCAAGTTACAGTACATTGGAATTAAACTACAAGGAATTAAGACAGCAGTGTACGGATCGATAAACTGTCCTGGGCTTCTCTCACCTCAGAGATAATCGTTTCCTCTTGGGCTCTTCTCGGGTGAACAGCAGTGGAGACTCCTTCTTGAAGAGATACAGCAGTTAGAGACGTCGAAATTAGGGACTTTCAAACTCCGATAGCCCAGGAGATTTAGGTATAGTTTGAATCAAAGATGTCTAATGCCCTTTAAAATGCAAGCATAATATAGTTCCCATTAAATGTTTTGGTTGTTTCGTTGGATCTTGTAATAGCTGGGACTTGGTCTATGTTTACCGTTTTGTTAAATACTGCACATTGGGTTCACATTGTGCcactcacaaaaaaaaaaaaaaaaaaatctttacacATGTACGTATGTACATTAATagattattaatacaaaaatgtaactgGCACAGATTCTGGAAAATTAGATGAGCTCTATACATATTTCTCACAGTTTCCATTAATCAAAGTATCCAGAATACCCTTATCTCTGTGGCAATGTATATTCAAATTAAGGGATTTAAATTCCCAATTGACTGAAATGTGGAAGAATGCCCCCTAGGCAGATTCAGGCAGAACTACAAGCAAAAATTTGGtataacatttacattaaatttCATGTCTTGTAAATGTAacaaattagttatttttaaagaatattTGCTTACAAGACATTTAGAAGAAACAATAAGCAGCACACACCTCCTGCTCCTCTCTCTGCAAAGTTCCCTTCTCTCCATCACTGTCCTGCCGGTCCTGCTGCACACCTCTCCTATCCTCCCAGTGTCCTAATGCTTCTgcttccttctccttctccttctcctcctcttcctcctcctcctcctcctcttccccccTACCCCCCTCTCTGTCTGGATCTTGGGATGCCTGGCTCTGACTCTCGCTCTTTCTCAATCGTAACAGCCTGGTTGTTCTGCCCGCAGTTTCATCAGAGGGGGCAGGGAGCACTGGGTCTCCCCATTCAGCCTTGCGTAGCAGCCCCCTCTGAGCCTCCTTCAGGCTCTTCTCATATACCTCAAGCTGAGAGAGGATCACCTGAGTGTAGTCATCTGGGTTCTGGCCTTTGGGACAGAAGGGAACGCCCCAATAATACAGAACAACGCCCTTCCCCTGGCTTGGTTGAGCCTGGCCCGGCTGCCCCTGGGAGGTCTCTCTATGTGGAGTGGGTGGCGTGGAGGGGTGGCTGGCTTTGGATGCCGGCCTGGAGCTGCAGGATTGTTTCTGCAGAAAGCAATCGTCCTCATCGGCTGTCGTCACTTCTCCCACATCCAGTTTGCGGAAGGTGAACTTTCTCCTCAGGCGGCCCCGTTCACTCATGCTCTCCAGGTTCCTTCCTCTCCCACTGAGGCCTCTCTTGGAGAAGACAGGACTCTTGGGAAGTGGGGGGCTGCCACTGGGGCGTGGCTGTGAGCTCTCCGAGGGCGCCGGGTGTTGTGAACACATCCCAGAACTTGATGGCTGGCAGCTGCCCTCCAGGTCTCGGCTCACCTTGTCTGCATGGGAGACAGGTGCCGATGAGGGAGCAAAGCAGCTGGAGGGATACCTGGGCAGAGACTCTGAATCTGGGAAGCAG
This is a stretch of genomic DNA from Amia ocellicauda isolate fAmiCal2 chromosome 11, fAmiCal2.hap1, whole genome shotgun sequence. It encodes these proteins:
- the uimc1 gene encoding BRCA1-A complex subunit RAP80 isoform X2, encoding MPRKKRMRSEESDQGTCIPRKKRLAGNKGQTFVVSDNENQEQNEVPQSREGRLRSRDRNKEQEMTEEEMMDLALKISESEASKVLYQEEQEEEEAVKLAIAQSLSENSTHDKKNQLGLLNEQEGPKAGSEGKEPFSHERHPCDIQSDTESLSGKYGSERSPVLILEKLSQDVLGTCQESGFVVFSQNSPLTLTPNRGSVPSSSQNSPLMESPTFPRRSSEVQALTQRMTSQISDEADSSGVSDDDRLAGKMPGTDRKRRQSSPPVGGNNRAPRHSSEKKNADEPLAKDHIEQRCQTWGLKKNEELHSQMTLHWTEEEEEEDVKKENQESCKADHTPFPQKNASWNAASEKDCFPDSESLPRYPSSCFAPSSAPVSHADKVSRDLEGSCQPSSSGMCSQHPAPSESSQPRPSGSPPLPKSPVFSKRGLSGRGRNLESMSERGRLRRKFTFRKLDVGEVTTADEDDCFLQKQSCSSRPASKASHPSTPPTPHRETSQGQPGQAQPSQGKGVVLYYWGVPFCPKGQNPDDYTQVILSQLEVYEKSLKEAQRGLLRKAEWGDPVLPAPSDETAGRTTRLLRLRKSESQSQASQDPDREGGRGEEEEEEEEEEEKEKEKEAEALGHWEDRRGVQQDRQDSDGEKGTLQREEQEESPLLFTREEPKRKRLSLRRRLRMDSPGETETLQKEELEVEVCPETQMSDDATQLLNLNSPARTEAPPDVVVVEDDAVAGDEEGPDSGPSAPRQQVRDSVQCPLCMKSFPRLQVEVHAAYCDGNLGEEDVLEEANMQASALRRSSRRAEISENQPSSFASAKLTQQEKCFICKGFFSIKDYKRHIEICINQDSNRPSEGKYLFLTALEQLENKTLGNAEAESSQSSLRHRVHSGPISLLDAESDATGDQEPGPSIVSDSPIRGFIPISQTKDCLVDFKQQFTSRTGQRAGKKRKIRR
- the uimc1 gene encoding BRCA1-A complex subunit RAP80 isoform X8; amino-acid sequence: MPRKKRMRSEESDQGTCIPRKKRLAGNKGQTFVVSDNENQEQNEVPQSREGRLRSRDRNKEQEMTEEEMMDLALKISESEASKVLYQEEQEEEEAVKLAIAQSLSENSTHDKKNQLGLLNEQEGPKAGSEGKEPFSHERHPCDIQSDTESLSGKYGSERSPVLILEKLSQDVLGTCQESGFVVFSQNSPLTLTPNRGSVPSSSQNSPLMESPTFPRRSSEVQALTQRMTSQISDEADSSGVSDDDRLAGKMPGTDRKRRQSSPPVGGNNRAPRHSSEKKNADEPLAKDHIEQRCQTWGLKKNEELHSQMTLHWTEEEEEEDVKKENQESCKADHTPFPQKNASWNAASEKDCFPDSESLPRYPSSCFAPSSAPVSHADKVSRDLEGSCQPSSSGMCSQHPAPSESSQPRPSGSPPLPKSPVFSKRGLSGRGRNLESMSERGRLRRKFTFRKLDVGEVTTADEDDCFLQKQSCSSRPASKASHPSTPPTPHRETSQGQPGQAQPSQGKGVVLYYWGVPFCPKGQNPDDYTQVILSQLEVYEKSLKEAQRGLLRKAEWGDPVLPAPSDETAGRTTRLLRLRKSESQSQASQDPDREGGRGEEEEEEEEEEEKEKEKEAEALGHWEDRRGVQQDRQDSDGEKGTLQREEQEKESPLLFTREEPKRKRLSLRRRLRMDSPGETETLQKEELEVEVCPETQMSDDATQLLNLNSPARTEAPPDVVVVEDDAVAGDEEGPDSGPSAPRQQVRDSVQCPLCMKSFPRLQVEVHAAYCDGNLGEEDVLEEANMQASALRRSSRRAEISENQPSSFASAK
- the uimc1 gene encoding BRCA1-A complex subunit RAP80 isoform X7, yielding MPRKKRMRSEESDQGTCIPRKKRLAGNKGQTFVVSDNENQEQNEVPQSREGRLRSRDRNKEQEMTEEEMMDLALKISESEASKVLYQEEQEEEEAVKLAIAQSLSENSTHDKKNQLGLLNEQEGPKAGSEGKEPFSHERHPCDIQSDTESLSGKYGSERSPVLILEKLSQDVLGTCQESGFVVFSQNSPLTLTPNRGSVPSSSQNSPLMESPTFPRRSSEVQALTQRMTSQISDEADSSGVSDDDRLAGKMPGTDRKRRQSSPPVGGNNRAPRHSSEKKNADEPLAKDHIEQRCQTWGLKKNEELHSQMTLHWTEEEEEEDVKKENQESCKADHTPFPQKNASWNAASEKDCFPDSESLPRYPSSCFAPSSAPVSHADKVSRDLEGSCQPSSSGMCSQHPAPSESSQPRPSGSPPLPKSPVFSKRGLSGRGRNLESMSERGRLRRKFTFRKLDVGEVTTADEDDCFLQKQSCSSRPASKASHPSTPPTPHRETSQGQPGQAQPSQGKGVVLYYWGVPFCPKGQNPDDYTQVILSQLEVYEKSLKEAQRGLLRKAEWGDPVLPAPSDETAGRTTRLLRLRKSESQSQASQDPDREGGRGEEEEEEEEEEEKEKEKEAEALGHWEDRRGVQQDRQDSDGEKGTLQREEQEKESPLLFTREEPKRKRLSLRRRLRMDSPGETETLQKEELEVEVCPETQMSDDATQLLNLNSPARTEAPPDVVVVEDDAVAGDEEGPDSGPSAPRQQVRDSVQCPLCMKSFPRLQVEVHAAYCDGNLGEEDVLEEANMQASALRRSSRRAEISENQPSSFASAKKCRS
- the uimc1 gene encoding BRCA1-A complex subunit RAP80 isoform X6; this encodes MPRKKRMRSEESDQGTCIPRKKRLAGNKGQTFVVSDNENQEQNEVPQSREGRLRSRDRNKEQEMTEEEMMDLALKISESEASKVLYQEEQEEEEAVKLAIAQSLSENSTHDKKNQLGLLNEQEGPKAGSEGKEPFSHERHPCDIQSDTESLSGKYGSERSPVLILEKLSQDVLGTCQESGFVVFSQNSPLTLTPNRGSVPSSSQNSPLMESPTFPRRSSEVQALTQRMTSQISDEADSSGVSDDDRLAGKMPGTDRKRRQSSPPVGGNNRAPRHSSEKKNADEPLAKDHIEQRCQTWGLKKNEELHSQMTLHWTEEEEEEDVKKENQESCKADHTPFPQKNASWNAASEKDCFPDSESLPRYPSSCFAPSSAPVSHADKVSRDLEGSCQPSSSGMCSQHPAPSESSQPRPSGSPPLPKSPVFSKRGLSGRGRNLESMSERGRLRRKFTFRKLDVGEVTTADEDDCFLQKQSCSSRPASKASHPSTPPTPHRETSQGQPGQAQPSQGKGVVLYYWGVPFCPKGQNPDDYTQVILSQLEVYEKSLKEAQRGLLRKAEWGDPVLPAPSDETAGRTTRLLRLRKSESQSQASQDPDREGGRGEEEEEEEEEEEKEKEKEAEALGHWEDRRGVQQDRQDSDGEKGTLQREEQEKESPLLFTREEPKRKRLSLRRRLRMDSPGETETLQKEELEVEVCPETQMSDDATQLLNLNSPARTEAPPDVVVVEDDAVAGDEEGPDSGPSAPRQQVRDSVQCPLCMKSFPRLQVEVHAAYCDGNLGEEDVLEEANMQGNAEAESSQSSLRHRVHSGPISLLDAESDATGDQEPGPSIVSDSPIRGFIPISQTKDCLVDFKQQFTSRTGQRAGKKRKIRR